A genomic region of Metopolophium dirhodum isolate CAU chromosome 1, ASM1992520v1, whole genome shotgun sequence contains the following coding sequences:
- the LOC132937112 gene encoding uncharacterized protein LOC132937112 yields the protein MTRDSAAVAALDDRRRRCPISAASNVVDDASTLMTNSIAMSGSSSNDDVGGGDEGGSLKSSSEVSTTTSCCGGSSSSSRSGSDDDDSAAVTRLATAIDDSCSTSIKTPTPPSLHRHMEDDKNGDKDSSSSSHSDEAAATTPTSIGGRLTFYKDGKFIFQLAAHHQQNSYNNPSALTSPCRWVPVPTVIQQHKNNVKCIGEWSQHQQNKTIWPYSVTNIASDSNSPQPIQQSQPPTARICERKQQQFQHRTTPPPLSLITAAVNTTTHTGGIVVATTTNIVRRPSRKCSTTVTAENINDFQHQRCQPLTQLRGLPRRSQQHQHQAFMMVAPESIKVQRRLLSLPKKQRLWCQRKRKSMTRNSLLQELKPPQLNLECVVRNLWCRRHTTELLLRRQLSINNSGDNVAATISAVIDVTPTVVSRHVSISTASVVDSTCPNTGGSKRRSMVSLSPSTAILIPTTATAMTISNKSGNSSPHKKYKLGHQQPQEQILPPQRRVVVDKSVKKSIPQPPPQVISTNDHSITAILSGGAAGAKRSSSSGAVSMVMELENGIVTTTTTTSAVLSPHKNLHTPSPAPLSLLRTLLKSPSGESGSPPIAASTNGVGYRHHTNGSRKRSSESTTVSSIPSINAAAIKVENGLGTSTIAIPSVGANASDNASAVLTALHQLPPIHHPAAGQLAAAGYFNVLYHQAAMAAAMAYQTHAQLPQQLPKSQQSSLLSSQFPTTSGASSTWQRQLNRRPHPSEAIVGSGVTNTTISSSTSTVVAPYSSPLVAATVNGSSLLPPATPSPPPPLMLHPHPVHRHHLLLHHQQQYQPAPTVQQQPSSFHQHNHRQQGSSVKKRSGGAISDTEYGVCLEENNSGVVATPDEESSSSADCVPLNLSKDSIAENVSGTSPTARVR from the exons TTGATGACAAACAGTATTGCTATGAGCGGATCAAGTAGCAATGATGACGTTGGTGGTGGAGATGAAGGTGGTAGCCTCAAGTCCTCATCTGAAGTGTCAACAACAACTAGCTGCTGTGGTGGTAGCAGTAGTAGCAGCAGAAGTGGAAGCGATGATGACGATTCTGCCGCTGTTACCAGGTTGGCTACAGCAATTGATGACAGTTGTTCTACATCTATCAAAACTCCCACACCACCGTCATTACACAGACATATGGAAGACGATAAAAATGGTGATAAAGATTCTTCTAGCAGTAGTCATAGCGATGAAGCTGCCGCGACCACTCCAACAAGTATTGGAGGACGTCTCACGTTTTATAAAG ATGGAAAGTTTATATTCCAATTAGCAGCACATCACCAACAAAATTCATACAACAATCCATCCGCTTTGACATCTCCATGCCGTTGGGTACCAGTTCCGACAGTGATACAGCAGcacaaaaataatgttaagtGCATAGGTGAATGGTCACAACATCagcaaaataaaacaatatggcCTTACTCGGTTACCAATATTGCTTCTGACAGTAATTCACCTCAACCGATACAGCAATCACAACCACCAACAGCAAGAATTTGTGAACGGAAGCAACAGCAATTTCAACACAGGACGACGCCCCCGCCACTTTCTCTCATCACCGCTGCTGTTAATACAACTACTCATACTGGCGGAATAGTAGTTGCAACGACAACAAATATTGTGCGCAGACCTTCTAGAAAGTGTTCAACTACTGTAACAGcagaaaatattaatgattttcaGCATCAACGCTGTCAGCCACTAACACAACTACGAGGTTTACCAAGACGCTCACAGCAACACCAACATCAGGCGTTCATGATGGTTGCCCCTGAGTCAATTAAGGTTCAGAGGCGTTTATTGTCGTTGCCAAAAAAGCAGCGTCTCTGGTGTCAACGAAAGAGAAAATCAATGACTAGAAACTccctgttacaagaactgaagCCCCCACAATTAAATTTAGAATGTGTTGTACGTAACCTGTGGTGTCGGCGGCATACAACGGAATTGTTGTTGCGCAGGCAACTGTCGATCAACAATAGTGGAGATAATGTTGCTGCTACTATTTCCGCTGTTATCGACGTTACCCCTACAGTGGTTTCTCGTCACGTTTCTATCTCTACGGCAAGCGTTGTCGATTCCACTTGTCCAAATACGGGAGGTAGCAAGCGGCGATCAATGGTTTCTCTATCGCCCTCCACCGCTATCCTAATTCCCACCACCGCCACTGCTATGACCATTAGTAATAAGAGTGGCAATAGTAGCCctcacaaaaaatataaattgggaCACCAGCAGCCACAGGAACAGATTCTACCTCCACAGCGACGGGTGGTAGTTgataaaagtgtaaaaaaatcgATTCCACAACCTCCGCCACAAGTGATTTCTACCAACGATCACAGCATAACTGCGATATTGTCTGGTGGTGCGGCAGGTGCAAAACGCTCTAGTAGTAGTGGTGCTGTTTCTATGGTAATGGAATTAGAAAATGGCATTGTTACCACAACCACTACTACTAGTGCAGTATTGTCGCCACATAAAAACCTTCATACGCCGTCACCTGCGCCGCTATCGTTATTGCGTACGTTGCTCAAGAGTCCCAGTGGTGAAAGTGGTTCACCGCCCATTGCTGCTAGTACAAACGGTGTTGGATACAGGCATCACACAAATGGTAGCAGAAAAAGATCATCAGAATCGACAACTGTTTCATCAATACCATCTATTAACGCTGCTGCCATTAAAGTTGAAAATGGCCTCGGAACTTCAACCATTGCAATACCATCTGTAGGTGCTAATGCATCAGATAATGCTTCTGCCGTTCTAACTGCTCTTCATCAACTTCCACCTATTCACCACCCGGCTGCTGGGCAATTGGCCGCAGCTGGTTACTTTAATGTGTTGTACCATCAAGCCGCAATGGCTGCTGCTATGGCGTATCAAACCCACGCACAACTGCCTCAGCAGTTGCCTAAATCTCAACAATCATCTTTGTTATCTTCACAATTTCCCACCACCAGTGGTGCCAGTAGCACTTGGCAACGTCAACTGAACCGGCGGCCGCATCCATCAGAAGCTATTGTTGGAAGTGGAGTTACCAACACCACCATCTCTTCGTCTACATCGACGGTCGTGGCACCTTACTCTTCGCCTTTGGTAGCTGCCACTGTCAATGGCAGTAGTTTATTGCCACCTGCTACTCCGTCGCCTCCACCTCCTTTAATGTTGCATCCTCATCCTGTTCACCGTCATCATTTATTGTTACACCATCAGCAGCAGTATCAACCAGCACCCACGGTACAACAACAACCATCGTCGTTCCATCAACACAACCATCGACAACAGGGTAGTAGCGTCAAAAAAAGAAGTGGAGGGGCAATTAGTGATACTGAATATGGTGTTTGCTTAGAAGAAAATAACTCGGGAGTTGTAGCTACCCCAGACGAAGAGTCATCCTCTTCTGCCG